From Deinococcus yavapaiensis KR-236:
GCTCAGCAAGTGCTTCACGCGAAGGTACTGCGTGTCAATGATGAGTTTGACTTCGTCGTCGATGGTCTGCGCGATGATCTGGCTGTACGGGGAGCGTTCGGTGAAACCGCCGAGGAACGTCTCGTTCTCGTTGTTGTACGCGACCTTGCCGAGCTTTTGGCTCATGCCCCACTCGGTGACCATCTTGCGGGCGATGTTCGTCGCCTTTTGGAAGTCGTTTTGCGCGCCCGTGGTGATCTCGCCGAAGGTGACTTCCTCGGCGGCTTGCCCAGCGAGGGCGACGGCGATCGTATCCTCCAGGACTTCACGGCTGTAGTGGATGCGATCGGTCGGGAGGGGCAGCATGTACCCGGCGGCCCGTCCGCGCGGCACGACGGTGAGCTTGTGCACGCGGTCCGCGTGCGGCAGCAACTGCGCCACCAGGGCGTGTCCCACCTCGTGGTAGGCCGTGACTTTCTTGTCGTGCTCCGGCACCAAGCGACTCTTGCGGGCGGGGCCCATGAGGACGCGGTCGGCGGCTTCGTCGAGGTCGTGCATCGTGATTCGGCTGCGTCCGTCGCGCGCCGTGAGCAGGGCGGCTTCGTTGAGCAGGTTCTCCAAGTCCGCGCCCACCATGCCGGGCGTGCGCTGAGCCAACACGGCGAGGTCGACGGTGGGGTCGAGGGGTTTTTTACGAGCGTGGATTTTGAGGATCATTTCTCGGCCGCGCACGTCC
This genomic window contains:
- a CDS encoding ATP-dependent metallopeptidase FtsH/Yme1/Tma family protein, yielding VEMDGFESKHDIIILAATNRPDVLDAALLRPGRFDRQVVVDAPDVRGREMILKIHARKKPLDPTVDLAVLAQRTPGMVGADLENLLNEAALLTARDGRSRITMHDLDEAADRVLMGPARKSRLVPEHDKKVTAYHEVGHALVAQLLPHADRVHKLTVVPRGRAAGYMLPLPTDRIHYSREVLEDTIAVALAGQAAEEVTFGEITTGAQNDFQKATNIARKMVTEWGMSQKLGKVAYNNENETFLGGFTERSPYSQIIAQTIDDEVKLIIDTQYLRVKHLLSEHLGVVHRIVGELLVRETLTGDEFQKLLSGGQLDPLPPATPKLA